In the Moraxella osloensis genome, one interval contains:
- a CDS encoding ABC1 kinase family protein: protein MQKNHFFKKSLNVIQRVGKTATVAGKAGLRIAQGEKMTPTLLRQSFEALGTTYIKIGQFIASTPSIFPREYVTVFQGCLDQTTPMPYSYIEGVLRKELEKDGQTLEDIFQSIEVKPLASASIAQVHSAILKNGDNVVLKVQKPEVDTIIQTDLGMMVGLTKLIDSIAPSLKFASISPIIDEIRLRMAAETDFLQEAKNIDDFQDFLKKTDNHKVVAPDVYHDISTKKVLVMTRFFGVSMIDDAAMRQYCKYPAQVMTDTLNTWFSSLMLCNSFHADLHAGNLMLLTDGRIGFIDFGIVGKLEPKAWQASMGMMDSFAKEDYRGMAHYMVEMDMTHTREQVNVDVLAQDLESVMKKILAEDSLFMGKTIDQTMPNRLKDHTDEINQMLLEMVEVGKRHGIHFPRDFALLTKQLLYFDRFMKVLAPEMDMFHDARIKMA, encoded by the coding sequence ATGCAAAAAAATCACTTTTTTAAAAAATCCTTAAATGTCATTCAGCGGGTCGGGAAGACGGCAACCGTGGCTGGCAAAGCAGGGCTACGTATCGCCCAAGGTGAAAAAATGACCCCAACACTGCTGCGCCAAAGCTTTGAAGCGTTGGGTACTACCTATATCAAAATCGGTCAGTTTATTGCCAGTACCCCGTCCATCTTTCCGCGAGAATATGTGACAGTATTTCAAGGCTGTCTGGATCAAACCACGCCCATGCCTTATAGCTATATTGAAGGCGTCTTAAGAAAGGAGCTGGAAAAAGACGGGCAGACATTGGAAGATATTTTTCAAAGTATTGAGGTCAAACCGTTAGCGTCTGCATCCATCGCCCAAGTCCACAGTGCTATTTTAAAAAATGGCGATAATGTGGTGTTGAAAGTGCAAAAACCTGAAGTAGATACCATCATTCAAACCGATTTAGGCATGATGGTTGGGTTGACTAAACTCATTGACAGTATCGCACCGTCGCTAAAATTTGCCAGTATTTCACCCATTATTGATGAAATCCGTTTGCGCATGGCGGCAGAAACGGACTTCTTACAAGAAGCCAAAAACATTGATGATTTCCAAGATTTTTTGAAAAAAACCGATAATCATAAAGTAGTCGCGCCCGATGTTTATCATGATATCAGTACCAAAAAAGTACTTGTCATGACCCGGTTCTTTGGGGTGTCGATGATTGATGATGCCGCCATGCGTCAATACTGCAAATACCCAGCACAGGTGATGACAGATACTTTAAACACGTGGTTTTCTAGCTTGATGCTGTGCAATAGTTTTCATGCCGATTTGCATGCAGGCAATTTGATGTTGTTGACCGATGGCCGTATTGGCTTTATTGATTTTGGGATTGTAGGCAAACTTGAACCCAAAGCGTGGCAAGCCAGTATGGGCATGATGGATAGTTTTGCTAAAGAAGACTATCGCGGCATGGCGCATTATATGGTTGAAATGGATATGACCCATACGCGAGAGCAAGTCAATGTCGATGTCCTTGCCCAAGATCTTGAGTCAGTGATGAAAAAAATCTTGGCGGAAGATAGTTTGTTTATGGGAAAAACCATTGACCAAACCATGCCAAACCGATTAAAAGATCATACTGATGAAATCAACCAAATGTTGCTTGAAATGGTGGAAGTCGGTAAACGCCATGGCATTCACTTCCCAAGAGATTTTGCGCTACTCACCAAACAACTATTATATTTTGACCGTTTTATGAAAGTACTTGCCCCTGAGATGGATATGTTTCATGATGCGCGGATTAAAATGGCATAA
- a CDS encoding DNA primase codes for MSNNAIIDQIIANADIVKIIGKHVELKRSGNEFKGCCPFHGEKTPSFFVNPQKGLYNCFGCGIAGNALTFLKEYENLTAGEALKELSRQTGIELPKEPVNKSHTYKKTPVQPKPAVSQARASLHQNLAQSPAQALSDSDVAERPSIDDAEALWIDALDDFQTSDNLDASFIPFAEYDDASVGGFSPFDDLGNSPQDSSSSLYDLLTQICQFYQHQLQQNSFAQHYLLKRGLTPHTIEEFALGFAPNGWQHLEEAFPQDIEGLKILGLVRTSQNGRDFDLLRNRVIFPIRDQQGRVIGFAGRTISDDEQPKYINSSDSPVFHKQAVLYGLFEGRKAKAKDWLVVEGYMDVISLHQAGVYGAVASMGTALAQSQIERLLQFNPILTLSFDGDSAGQKAAWRAMEVGLPALTDGKELHFLTLPDNHDPDSYVKAHGLLAMQQQIAQAVPLSAYLYSSLTRQYPTNTPENRSKILQQLSALTQKLPKGSYGWLLREDIKNKMGLGRKNQARQAQDALLNFDSELTVQLHLQLCFLFQPELLGSLENNRISQSVIRDIYQRSEAANVFKPKHPSTKPTAPIRLDENSTGDTGVITDVIMDAMNAPCKNYDESCCLTWQAIADEELLNLITWIQTIQSRLQDFDNPKWSTYERINAKAHFILAGLTSEQQNKLIKHWARFFKELSQRNIDDISDLVTELVVQLMLESLQREQKTLKTDLKALSLCIKHHQAILTWLRTWLQRKED; via the coding sequence ATGAGTAACAATGCCATCATTGATCAAATCATTGCCAATGCCGATATCGTCAAGATTATTGGCAAGCATGTGGAGCTCAAACGTTCGGGCAATGAATTCAAAGGCTGTTGCCCTTTTCATGGCGAAAAAACGCCCTCATTTTTTGTCAATCCGCAAAAAGGGCTATATAACTGTTTTGGCTGTGGTATCGCCGGCAATGCGCTCACCTTTTTAAAAGAGTACGAAAACCTCACTGCGGGCGAAGCGCTCAAAGAATTGTCCCGTCAAACAGGGATTGAGCTGCCCAAAGAACCTGTCAATAAATCACATACCTATAAAAAAACACCCGTTCAACCCAAACCTGCTGTATCGCAAGCAAGGGCATCATTGCATCAAAATCTAGCTCAAAGTCCTGCTCAAGCCCTCTCTGACTCAGATGTTGCCGAGCGTCCGTCTATTGACGATGCAGAGGCTTTATGGATAGACGCTCTGGATGATTTTCAAACGTCTGATAACTTAGATGCAAGCTTTATCCCTTTTGCTGAGTATGATGACGCCAGCGTTGGCGGGTTTTCACCCTTTGATGACTTGGGTAATAGCCCGCAGGATAGTTCATCAAGTTTATACGACTTACTGACCCAAATCTGCCAGTTTTATCAACATCAATTACAGCAAAATAGCTTTGCCCAACATTATTTGCTCAAACGTGGTCTGACGCCGCACACCATCGAAGAATTTGCCTTGGGTTTTGCCCCAAATGGTTGGCAACATCTTGAAGAAGCCTTCCCCCAAGACATCGAAGGGTTGAAAATCTTGGGATTGGTGCGCACTTCGCAAAATGGGCGTGATTTTGATTTACTTCGCAATCGGGTGATTTTTCCCATCCGCGACCAACAAGGACGGGTGATCGGCTTTGCCGGTCGCACCATATCTGATGATGAGCAGCCCAAGTATATCAATTCTTCAGATTCACCTGTATTTCATAAACAAGCCGTGTTATATGGTCTTTTTGAAGGTCGCAAGGCCAAAGCCAAAGACTGGCTGGTGGTTGAAGGTTATATGGATGTCATAAGCCTTCATCAAGCGGGCGTGTATGGCGCAGTTGCCTCCATGGGAACAGCGCTGGCGCAATCACAAATCGAAAGATTACTGCAATTTAATCCCATACTTACTTTAAGTTTTGATGGTGATAGTGCAGGACAAAAAGCCGCTTGGCGTGCCATGGAAGTGGGATTGCCAGCGCTCACTGATGGTAAGGAATTGCACTTTTTGACACTGCCAGATAATCATGATCCGGATAGCTATGTCAAAGCGCATGGTTTGTTAGCGATGCAGCAACAAATCGCCCAAGCCGTTCCCCTATCAGCGTATTTGTACTCAAGTCTGACGCGTCAATATCCTACCAATACCCCCGAAAATCGCAGCAAGATTTTGCAGCAGCTCTCTGCGCTGACCCAAAAACTACCAAAAGGCAGTTATGGCTGGTTGCTGCGTGAAGACATCAAAAACAAAATGGGATTGGGGCGAAAAAACCAAGCACGGCAAGCGCAAGATGCCCTGCTCAATTTTGATAGCGAATTGACGGTACAACTGCATCTGCAGTTGTGTTTTTTGTTTCAACCAGAGCTGTTAGGCAGTCTGGAAAATAACCGCATTAGCCAATCTGTGATCCGCGATATTTATCAGCGCAGCGAAGCGGCTAATGTTTTTAAACCGAAACACCCATCTACCAAACCAACCGCCCCGATTCGATTGGACGAAAATTCAACCGGTGACACTGGTGTTATCACGGATGTCATCATGGATGCGATGAATGCGCCCTGCAAAAACTATGATGAAAGCTGCTGTCTGACTTGGCAAGCCATTGCCGATGAAGAATTATTGAATTTGATTACTTGGATTCAAACCATTCAATCAAGATTGCAGGATTTTGATAACCCAAAATGGTCAACTTACGAGCGAATTAATGCCAAAGCACATTTTATACTGGCGGGCTTGACATCAGAGCAGCAAAACAAACTTATAAAACATTGGGCACGGTTTTTTAAAGAACTTAGTCAGCGCAATATTGATGATATCTCAGACCTGGTGACAGAGCTAGTGGTTCAACTGATGTTAGAAAGCCTACAGCGCGAACAAAAAACCCTAAAAACAGACTTGAAGGCGCTGAGCCTATGTATCAAACACCACCAAGCGATTTTAACTTGGCTTAGAACATGGCTACAGCGCAAAGAGGATTAA
- a CDS encoding RluA family pseudouridine synthase — MTTPIASHPSNLNPIESNIESMNESMTQNNTNQLEEEWENLSQPHPSYQDLQTHDAGSHQIVQNYTVNSDQIGERIDKIAALVFSDYSREQIKNWLESGELTVNGVAQKPKYRLKPNDVLMLKASLTAQQQDLPENIPLDILYEDEAVLVINKPVGLVVHPGAGNGSGTLVNALLFHYPDSRTLSRAGLVHRIDKETSGLMVIAKDSQSQLHLINQLKDKSVYRLYQAIVLASAAELARHRTIDAPIGRHPNQRTKMAVVGGGKPAVTHLEKITAISDAVSLVSVRLETGRTHQIRVHLSNLGFPLLGDPLYGAARKNAILLKTLDDDQKHIVQQFQRQALHAYELGFIHPKTGEPVKVQARLPEDMQKLLDTLKS, encoded by the coding sequence ATGACCACGCCAATCGCCTCACATCCGAGCAACTTAAATCCAATCGAATCAAACATTGAATCTATGAATGAATCTATGACTCAAAACAACACCAATCAACTCGAAGAAGAATGGGAAAATCTGTCACAACCACACCCAAGCTATCAAGATCTGCAGACCCACGACGCTGGCAGTCATCAAATTGTCCAAAATTATACCGTCAACTCTGATCAAATAGGGGAGCGCATTGATAAAATTGCTGCCTTGGTGTTTAGCGATTATTCGCGTGAGCAAATCAAAAATTGGCTTGAGTCAGGCGAACTAACCGTAAACGGCGTAGCGCAAAAACCCAAATATCGTCTTAAGCCCAACGATGTGCTGATGCTTAAAGCGAGTTTGACCGCCCAACAGCAAGATTTGCCCGAAAATATCCCACTTGATATCTTGTATGAAGATGAGGCGGTGCTAGTCATCAATAAGCCAGTAGGTTTGGTCGTCCATCCTGGCGCAGGCAATGGGTCGGGTACGCTAGTCAACGCGCTGCTTTTTCATTATCCTGACAGCCGCACGCTATCTAGAGCAGGATTGGTACATCGCATCGATAAAGAAACATCGGGCTTAATGGTGATTGCAAAAGACAGTCAAAGCCAGCTGCATCTAATTAATCAGCTTAAAGACAAATCCGTGTACCGGCTTTATCAAGCGATTGTGTTAGCGTCCGCGGCTGAGCTTGCCCGCCATCGCACCATTGATGCGCCCATTGGTCGCCATCCGAACCAGCGTACCAAAATGGCGGTGGTGGGTGGTGGCAAACCCGCTGTCACCCATCTTGAGAAAATCACAGCGATAAGCGACGCTGTCTCATTGGTCAGCGTGCGACTGGAAACAGGGCGCACCCACCAAATCCGCGTACACTTATCAAATTTGGGTTTTCCATTGCTCGGAGATCCGCTCTATGGCGCTGCTCGTAAAAATGCAATATTGTTAAAAACCTTGGATGACGACCAAAAACACATCGTACAACAGTTCCAGCGTCAGGCACTGCATGCTTATGAGCTTGGCTTTATCCACCCAAAAACAGGCGAGCCTGTTAAGGTGCAAGCACGCCTGCCCGAAGACATGCAAAAATTACTCGACACCCTAAAGTCTTAA
- the prmC gene encoding peptide chain release factor N(5)-glutamine methyltransferase, translated as MNNLMSSYTIQSLLAVPSTVEKHIRKQLLGECLHVGQTYLITHDSEMVTAEIATQYFAALDELIAGKPFAYVLGKQSFWQHEFLVNEHTLIPRPDTERLIEAVLNHYKNSLSKSMNILDLGTGSGCIAITLADEFKDSSVRAVDKSAEALSVAMQNAKRIGVSNIAFFEGSWYEPFMTTNASENNKFDIIVSNPPYIDPNDPHLAGLTDEPISALIADNKGMADICHIVKTAPQFLQPHGLLAIEHGYNQGEQVRGVFLSNNFGEVITVKDYGHNERVTLGVIN; from the coding sequence ATGAATAACCTAATGTCATCTTACACCATTCAATCATTGTTGGCTGTACCAAGCACGGTTGAAAAACACATCCGCAAACAGTTGCTGGGTGAGTGTCTTCATGTAGGGCAGACTTATCTTATTACCCATGATAGCGAAATGGTAACTGCAGAGATAGCCACTCAATATTTTGCAGCGCTAGATGAGTTAATAGCCGGTAAACCATTCGCTTATGTGCTAGGTAAACAAAGTTTTTGGCAGCATGAATTTTTAGTCAATGAGCATACGTTAATACCGCGTCCTGATACTGAAAGGTTGATAGAGGCAGTGCTCAATCATTATAAAAATAGCCTAAGCAAATCAATGAATATTTTAGATTTAGGCACGGGGTCAGGTTGTATTGCCATCACGCTGGCGGACGAATTTAAAGATTCATCCGTTAGGGCAGTAGATAAGTCAGCCGAGGCGCTGAGCGTTGCAATGCAAAATGCTAAAAGAATAGGGGTTAGTAATATCGCGTTTTTTGAAGGCAGTTGGTATGAACCCTTTATGACAACCAATGCAAGCGAAAACAATAAATTTGATATCATCGTATCTAATCCACCTTATATCGATCCCAATGATCCCCACTTGGCAGGCTTAACCGATGAACCCATTAGCGCGCTAATCGCGGATAACAAAGGCATGGCAGACATCTGTCATATTGTCAAAACTGCGCCACAATTTTTACAGCCGCATGGCTTATTAGCCATTGAACATGGGTATAACCAGGGCGAACAGGTTAGGGGCGTGTTTTTGTCAAATAACTTTGGCGAGGTCATCACCGTCAAAGACTATGGGCACAATGAGCGAGTAACGCTAGGTGTAATAAATTAG
- a CDS encoding outer membrane protein assembly factor BamD has product MHHLSKVVGVTAITVALTTLSGCQTLKNSKLLGGKDEVVATKAEKSEQGYYQAASDNIKKGNLAKAISQLNDLRTFYPVGDYSEQALLDLMYAQYQHGDYLDAIASADRFIQSYPSNPQVDYAYYVRGISNMQAASGGVMKYTKLNPAHHDMGYSRIAFNNFQQLINRFPNSAYAPDAALRMRYIYNQLSESEMDVARWYIKRKAYVAAANRAKWVFQYYPQSEAIPESIATLAYSYDKLGMTDTANQYKQLLRINYPGLIDARGNVKLDNTRTGSNWLNKATLGVLGQSSKNAAIQGLAQQSGQYSGNTKPQVIHTSIQQAAAMRLPSPATTANDETPTRPRETTIGLGLPPDNTSQVK; this is encoded by the coding sequence ATGCATCATCTTTCCAAAGTTGTGGGTGTCACCGCAATTACTGTGGCTTTAACCACTTTATCTGGCTGTCAAACGCTAAAAAATTCAAAATTGTTGGGTGGCAAAGACGAAGTCGTCGCGACCAAAGCTGAAAAAAGCGAGCAAGGCTACTACCAAGCAGCGTCTGATAACATCAAGAAAGGCAACCTTGCTAAAGCGATTAGCCAGTTGAACGATTTACGGACTTTCTATCCTGTGGGTGATTACAGCGAGCAAGCGTTACTTGACTTGATGTATGCGCAGTACCAGCATGGTGACTATTTGGATGCGATTGCCAGTGCTGATCGTTTTATCCAGTCTTACCCATCGAACCCGCAAGTTGACTATGCTTACTATGTTCGCGGCATCTCAAATATGCAGGCGGCATCAGGCGGTGTGATGAAGTACACCAAGCTTAATCCTGCACACCATGATATGGGCTATTCGCGTATTGCGTTTAATAACTTTCAGCAACTGATTAATCGCTTCCCAAACAGTGCGTATGCCCCAGACGCTGCGCTACGTATGCGTTATATCTATAACCAATTGTCAGAAAGTGAGATGGATGTAGCGCGCTGGTATATTAAACGCAAAGCCTATGTGGCAGCCGCCAACCGTGCTAAATGGGTATTTCAGTACTACCCACAAAGCGAGGCAATTCCAGAGTCTATTGCAACCCTCGCCTATAGCTATGACAAACTGGGAATGACTGATACCGCCAATCAATATAAACAACTACTTCGTATCAACTATCCTGGTCTGATTGATGCGCGTGGCAACGTCAAACTTGATAATACCCGTACCGGTTCAAACTGGTTAAATAAAGCCACATTGGGCGTGTTGGGTCAAAGTTCAAAAAATGCTGCTATTCAAGGGCTAGCCCAGCAGTCGGGGCAATACTCAGGCAACACCAAGCCACAAGTAATTCATACCTCAATTCAGCAAGCTGCGGCAATGCGTCTGCCAAGTCCGGCTACTACGGCAAATGATGAAACACCAACCAGACCGCGTGAGACCACAATTGGCTTGGGTCTGCCACCTGACAATACCAGTCAAGTCAAATAA
- a CDS encoding HesA/MoeB/ThiF family protein has translation MSKQTELTDAEMLRYARQILLEGWDIEAQTRLKNSCAIIIGMGGLGCPLAETLCRAGIGKLLIIDDDTIDESNLQRQSLFTPDDIGQSKALVAKAKLHEINEFCEVIAIQTRLTADNYPQMVEQAKINSLSKLICDCTDNFKTRDLINTIAVKSNLSLLSASAIAQTGQLALFAPQQGCYHCLFQGAGDDERTCATSGVLASTTQIIGNLQAQAALSFLGLGINPIAQTLLLWNGKTMNLKKLHYHKDANCEICSQPSAITDVI, from the coding sequence ATGTCAAAACAAACAGAATTAACCGATGCAGAAATGCTACGCTATGCCCGCCAAATATTGCTAGAAGGGTGGGATATAGAAGCGCAAACGCGGCTAAAAAATAGCTGTGCGATTATTATTGGGATGGGCGGGCTAGGTTGCCCACTTGCAGAGACCTTGTGCCGTGCTGGCATTGGCAAGCTACTGATTATTGATGATGATACGATTGATGAGAGCAATCTGCAGCGGCAGTCGTTATTTACCCCTGACGACATCGGTCAATCTAAAGCGCTGGTAGCCAAGGCTAAATTACATGAAATCAATGAATTTTGTGAGGTTATCGCCATACAAACGCGTTTGACAGCAGATAATTATCCACAAATGGTTGAACAAGCGAAAATAAATAGCCTAAGCAAATTAATCTGTGATTGTACCGATAATTTCAAAACACGAGACCTTATCAATACCATAGCTGTCAAGTCAAATTTGTCATTATTATCAGCCTCCGCCATAGCGCAAACCGGGCAACTGGCATTATTTGCGCCGCAGCAGGGTTGCTATCATTGCTTGTTTCAAGGGGCAGGGGATGATGAGCGAACGTGTGCCACTAGCGGCGTGCTTGCCAGTACCACCCAAATCATCGGCAACCTTCAAGCCCAAGCGGCTTTGAGTTTTTTGGGACTGGGCATCAATCCTATAGCGCAAACCTTATTGCTATGGAACGGCAAAACCATGAATCTTAAAAAACTTCACTATCATAAAGACGCTAACTGCGAGATTTGTAGCCAACCATCCGCTATCACAGACGTCATTTAA
- a CDS encoding AmpG family muropeptide MFS transporter, with protein MDKRAWVMLLLGFSSGLPYLLIFSSLSIWLKEAGFDIKIITMFSWAMLGYSFKFVWSPLVNAVPIPLLTKMLGQRRSWLIVAQIMVAFAIFMLGNFNPTSDVVLDYMAFFAVLLGFSAATQDIVIDAYRIEIAEKSMQPVLSGMFMAGYRIGLIVAGAGALFLAEYFGSTKATYNYAAWQQTYYIMASLMLIGVVTTLLIKEPTATREQHERPMSDYFQLFLLFLISVIALIASFIVIGHVLPETESKFFGFVYESTKFIGAVAIAIGTALVLLKAKIIKKQVAVDMWVAPIQDFFIRYGKKAVWLILLIGLYRISDIVAGTTSNLFYVNLGFSKTDIALAVKTFGMGMSIVGGILGGLLAERFKIMNAMLIGAILASASNLLFVILAGKGHDFFYMYSAVMFDNLASGLASAIFVAFLSVLTNIRFSMVQYALLSSLMTLTPKILGGYSGAMVETMGYPAFFTFTALIGIPVLLLIYMVDKHVMSQDATRGDNITHE; from the coding sequence ATGGACAAGCGCGCTTGGGTGATGTTGCTATTGGGTTTTTCTTCAGGGCTGCCTTATCTATTGATATTTTCTAGTTTATCAATTTGGCTCAAAGAAGCAGGGTTTGATATCAAAATTATCACCATGTTTAGTTGGGCGATGCTGGGGTACTCGTTTAAGTTTGTTTGGTCGCCACTCGTCAATGCCGTGCCGATTCCACTGTTAACCAAAATGTTGGGACAACGCCGTAGTTGGCTAATTGTGGCACAAATTATGGTTGCCTTTGCAATTTTTATGCTTGGTAATTTTAATCCCACCAGTGATGTTGTGCTTGATTACATGGCATTTTTTGCCGTGTTGTTAGGTTTTTCAGCGGCGACACAAGACATTGTGATTGATGCTTATCGCATTGAAATTGCTGAAAAATCCATGCAACCCGTACTCTCTGGTATGTTTATGGCAGGCTATCGAATCGGTCTGATTGTCGCAGGGGCGGGAGCGCTGTTCTTGGCAGAATATTTTGGCTCGACCAAAGCCACTTACAACTACGCTGCTTGGCAACAAACCTATTATATTATGGCATCTTTGATGCTCATAGGGGTTGTCACCACCCTTTTGATTAAAGAACCGACCGCCACCCGTGAGCAGCATGAACGCCCGATGTCGGATTATTTTCAATTGTTTTTACTATTTTTAATTTCAGTGATTGCACTGATTGCCAGTTTTATTGTCATCGGTCACGTGCTTCCAGAGACTGAGTCAAAATTTTTCGGCTTTGTTTATGAGAGTACTAAATTTATTGGCGCGGTGGCTATCGCCATTGGTACCGCGTTAGTGTTATTAAAAGCCAAAATCATCAAAAAACAAGTCGCGGTTGACATGTGGGTCGCACCGATTCAAGACTTTTTCATTCGTTATGGTAAAAAAGCCGTATGGCTGATTTTATTGATAGGCTTGTATCGTATTTCAGATATTGTGGCAGGTACGACGTCAAACTTGTTTTATGTCAATTTAGGCTTTAGCAAAACCGATATCGCCTTGGCGGTCAAAACCTTTGGGATGGGAATGTCAATTGTAGGGGGTATTCTAGGCGGCTTGCTTGCTGAGCGTTTTAAAATCATGAATGCTATGTTGATTGGTGCTATTTTAGCGTCAGCCAGTAATTTATTGTTTGTGATTTTGGCGGGCAAGGGACATGATTTTTTTTATATGTACTCGGCGGTGATGTTTGATAACCTCGCATCAGGTCTAGCAAGTGCCATCTTTGTCGCCTTTTTATCGGTATTGACCAATATTCGCTTTAGCATGGTACAGTATGCACTGCTTAGTTCATTGATGACGTTAACACCAAAGATTTTAGGTGGCTACTCGGGTGCGATGGTAGAAACCATGGGGTATCCTGCTTTTTTCACTTTTACTGCACTGATTGGCATTCCTGTGCTGTTGTTGATTTATATGGTAGATAAGCATGTGATGAGCCAAGATGCGACAAGAGGCGATAACATCACCCATGAATAA